A genomic region of Methyloceanibacter stevinii contains the following coding sequences:
- the ilvN gene encoding acetolactate synthase small subunit yields MGQPGSAYSLEKPVESLETHTMSVLVDNEPGVLARVIGLFSGRGYNIESLTVSETEHEAHLSRITIVTTGTPMVIEQIKNQLDRLVPIHSVTDLTVCGETIERELALVKVAARREARRSARLAETFRAKAVDASLEHFVFEITGRQSKIEQFIALMQPLGLVEVCRTGVAAIGRGPERM; encoded by the coding sequence ATGGGGCAGCCTGGTTCCGCTTACTCGCTCGAAAAGCCCGTAGAGTCTCTCGAGACGCATACGATGAGCGTGCTCGTGGACAACGAGCCCGGCGTGCTCGCGCGCGTCATCGGCCTGTTCTCGGGCCGCGGCTACAACATCGAGTCGCTGACCGTGTCCGAGACCGAGCACGAGGCGCATCTGTCCCGTATCACCATCGTGACGACGGGAACGCCCATGGTTATCGAGCAGATCAAGAACCAGCTCGACAGGCTGGTGCCGATCCACTCGGTCACGGACCTCACCGTCTGCGGCGAGACGATCGAGCGGGAATTGGCGCTGGTGAAGGTGGCGGCGCGGCGAGAAGCGCGTCGAAGCGCTCGCCTTGCCGAAACCTTCCGCGCGAAGGCTGTGGATGCCTCGCTCGAGCATTTTGTGTTCGAAATCACCGGGCGCCAATCCAAGATCGAACAATTCATCGCGCTGATGCAGCCGCTCGGTCTCGTGGAGGTCTGCCGGACGGGCGTCGCGGCCATCGGCCGGGGCCCGGAGCGGATGTAG
- the miaA gene encoding tRNA (adenosine(37)-N6)-dimethylallyltransferase MiaA, which produces MFEAVLIAGPTASGKSAAALALADRLGGAVINADSMQIYRELQILTARPSAAEMAGVPHHLYGTVPGREGYSVGRWVGEAAAAIEEARAAGHVPILVGGTGLYFMALLRGLSPVPDIPDEVRQRWRSFAATAPASDLHAALGARDPVMAARLDPTDTQRLVRALEVVEATGVSLAEWQETEGEPVLRDEGLLKLVVAPERDVIYAAIDARFDSMLEHGALAEVEALTKLGLDPGLPIMRACGVPELAGHLGGAMSLDEAAEKAKTSSRRYAKRQMTWARRFMADWTWVPDSEAALLVGPEPGPNKR; this is translated from the coding sequence GTGTTTGAAGCCGTTCTCATCGCCGGACCTACTGCTAGCGGCAAGTCCGCGGCGGCGCTGGCGCTGGCCGATCGCCTGGGCGGTGCGGTCATCAATGCCGATTCCATGCAGATCTATCGCGAGCTGCAGATCTTGACTGCGCGTCCCAGCGCGGCGGAGATGGCGGGCGTGCCCCACCACCTGTACGGCACCGTGCCCGGACGCGAGGGCTATTCGGTCGGGCGATGGGTTGGCGAAGCGGCCGCCGCCATCGAAGAGGCGCGCGCGGCCGGACACGTGCCGATCCTTGTCGGCGGTACCGGACTCTACTTCATGGCGCTGCTGCGGGGGCTCTCGCCGGTCCCAGACATTCCCGACGAGGTCAGACAGCGCTGGCGCAGCTTTGCGGCCACAGCGCCCGCTAGCGACCTCCACGCCGCACTGGGCGCTCGGGACCCGGTCATGGCCGCTCGCCTCGATCCCACGGATACGCAGCGTCTCGTGCGTGCCCTCGAAGTCGTCGAGGCTACGGGCGTGTCGCTTGCCGAGTGGCAGGAGACAGAAGGGGAGCCTGTTCTTCGTGACGAAGGGCTGCTGAAGCTTGTGGTCGCGCCGGAGCGGGACGTGATCTACGCCGCCATCGACGCCCGATTCGATTCCATGCTGGAGCATGGCGCGCTTGCTGAAGTCGAAGCGCTGACCAAGCTCGGCCTCGATCCGGGGCTTCCTATCATGCGGGCCTGCGGCGTCCCCGAACTCGCGGGCCACTTGGGCGGCGCCATGAGCCTGGACGAGGCGGCCGAGAAAGCGAAGACGTCGAGCCGGCGCTATGCGAAGCGCCAGATGACGTGGGCGCGGCGCTTCATGGCCGATTGGACGTGGGTTCCGGACAGCGAAGCCGCCCTCTTAGTAGGCCCAGAGCCAGGTCCAAACAAACGCTAG
- a CDS encoding DUF2065 domain-containing protein, translating to MEDLGVAIGLVLVIEGLVWALAPRFGRRLLEAASDTPEQSLRLAGTLAVAVGVLLVWLIRG from the coding sequence ATGGAAGACCTGGGAGTGGCCATCGGTCTCGTCCTGGTGATCGAGGGCCTGGTTTGGGCCCTTGCGCCCCGGTTCGGGCGCCGGCTTCTGGAAGCGGCGTCCGATACACCCGAACAGTCCCTGCGGCTGGCGGGCACCCTCGCGGTTGCGGTGGGTGTCCTCCTCGTTTGGCTGATAAGAGGCTGA
- a CDS encoding peptidoglycan-binding protein — MTTFSLRSAAIGIAAAVSFAAPGFAAEPDGPAELVTRSEAIRISVQDQVGAVPMKDTAEQIALAEYYSVPDRKLLWVGENGLSARGKAIVQEIAKADDYGLRASDYKLPNLAGFDASGPDAVTKLADAELKISAAVIEYARDARGGRINPQSLSKNLDPSLYLPDPAEVIGFIAIRSDPAAYLRSFQPTHPQFEALRKQLIAERKGGAAPAPVADKPEDVDIPAGPTLKLGVKHGQVALLRKRLETPAQEGADEYVFDKDLQKAVIAFQRAQGGKPDGMVGSGTRRMLNGGETSTTVVSGQQKIDLLLVNMERYRWLPHDLGASTST, encoded by the coding sequence ATGACTACATTCAGTCTGAGATCAGCCGCCATCGGCATTGCGGCTGCGGTCTCATTCGCTGCCCCGGGGTTTGCCGCCGAGCCTGACGGCCCGGCCGAACTCGTCACGCGTTCCGAAGCAATCCGGATTTCCGTGCAGGATCAGGTTGGCGCCGTGCCCATGAAGGACACAGCCGAGCAGATCGCCCTGGCCGAGTACTACTCCGTCCCGGACCGCAAGCTGCTCTGGGTCGGCGAAAACGGCCTGAGCGCACGCGGCAAGGCCATCGTCCAGGAGATCGCCAAGGCCGACGATTACGGGCTGCGCGCTTCGGACTACAAACTGCCGAACCTGGCCGGCTTCGACGCGAGCGGGCCCGATGCGGTGACGAAGCTCGCGGACGCCGAGTTGAAGATCAGCGCGGCGGTCATCGAGTATGCACGGGACGCGCGGGGCGGCCGGATCAATCCGCAGAGCCTCAGCAAGAATCTCGATCCCAGTCTTTACCTGCCGGACCCGGCCGAGGTCATCGGCTTCATCGCCATCCGCTCCGATCCTGCCGCTTACTTGCGGAGCTTTCAGCCGACGCATCCCCAGTTCGAGGCACTGCGCAAGCAGTTGATTGCCGAGCGCAAGGGCGGCGCGGCGCCGGCGCCCGTCGCCGACAAGCCCGAAGACGTCGACATTCCCGCTGGCCCGACGCTCAAGCTGGGCGTCAAGCACGGCCAGGTGGCGTTGCTGCGTAAGCGGCTCGAGACGCCGGCCCAAGAAGGTGCCGACGAGTACGTCTTCGACAAGGACCTGCAGAAGGCAGTCATAGCCTTTCAACGTGCGCAAGGCGGCAAGCCGGATGGCATGGTCGGCTCGGGCACGCGCCGCATGCTGAACGGGGGCGAGACCTCGACAACGGTCGTGTCCGGCCAGCAGAAGATCGATCTGCTGCTTGTGAACATGGAGCGTTATCGCTGGCTGCCGCACGACCTGGGCGCGTCTACGTCGACGTGA
- a CDS encoding acetolactate synthase 3 large subunit: MSANENGAATMTGAQIVLQALADQGVDHIFGYPGGAVLPIYDELFQQDRLQHVLVRHEQGAVHAAEGYARSTGKVGVVLVTSGPGATNAVTGLTDALMDSIPVVCITGQVPTHLIGNDAFQECDTVGITRPCTKHNYLVKDVNQLAEVLHEAFYVARSGRPGPVVVDIPKDIQFMTGTYKGVSNSQHKSYVPPQKGDQNAIDAAVELMINAKKPVFYTGGGVINAGPAASESLRELVRMTGYPITSTLMGLGSYPASDKQWLGMLGMHGTYEANNAMHDCDVMICIGARFDDRITGRLDAFSPGSKKIHVDVDPSSINKNVHVDLPIVGDCAFVIDQMIETWKAKKPSVDKDAHARWWDQIETWRKRKCLHYRNKSDVIMPQYAIERLFALTRDHDTYITTEVGQHQMWAAQYFHFDEPNRWMTSGGLGTMGYGIPAAVGVQMAHPESLVIDIAGEASVLMTMQEISTAVQYNLPVKIFILNNEYMGMVRQWQELLHGGRYSHSYSEALPDFVKLAEAYHAVGIRAEKPDELDDAIIEMIKTPRPVIFDCMVDKHANCFPMIPSGEAHNNMLMGDDLTEEDIEKAISEEGKVMV; this comes from the coding sequence ATGTCTGCCAACGAAAACGGCGCAGCCACGATGACCGGCGCGCAGATCGTGCTTCAGGCGCTCGCCGACCAGGGTGTGGATCACATCTTCGGCTATCCGGGCGGCGCCGTTCTGCCGATCTATGACGAGTTATTTCAACAGGACCGGCTGCAGCACGTGCTGGTCCGTCACGAGCAGGGCGCGGTCCACGCGGCCGAAGGCTATGCGCGCTCGACCGGCAAGGTCGGCGTCGTGCTGGTGACGTCTGGTCCCGGCGCGACCAACGCGGTGACGGGGCTGACCGATGCGTTGATGGATTCGATTCCGGTTGTCTGCATCACGGGACAGGTGCCGACGCATCTGATCGGTAACGATGCCTTCCAGGAATGCGACACGGTCGGCATCACGCGCCCCTGCACGAAACACAATTATCTGGTGAAGGACGTCAATCAGCTCGCCGAGGTGCTGCACGAGGCGTTTTACGTCGCCCGTTCGGGCCGGCCGGGTCCCGTCGTCGTGGATATCCCCAAGGACATCCAGTTCATGACGGGCACCTACAAGGGCGTCTCGAACTCTCAGCACAAGAGCTATGTCCCTCCGCAGAAGGGCGATCAGAACGCGATCGACGCGGCGGTCGAGTTGATGATCAATGCCAAGAAGCCGGTCTTCTACACGGGTGGCGGCGTTATCAACGCGGGACCGGCGGCCAGCGAGAGCCTGCGCGAACTCGTGCGCATGACCGGCTATCCGATCACCTCGACGCTGATGGGGCTTGGCAGCTATCCGGCTTCGGACAAGCAGTGGCTCGGCATGCTCGGCATGCACGGCACCTACGAGGCCAACAACGCCATGCATGACTGCGATGTCATGATCTGCATCGGCGCGCGCTTCGACGACCGCATCACCGGCAGGCTCGACGCGTTCTCGCCGGGCTCGAAGAAGATCCACGTAGATGTCGATCCGTCCTCGATCAACAAGAATGTCCATGTGGACCTTCCGATCGTCGGCGACTGCGCCTTCGTGATCGATCAGATGATCGAGACGTGGAAGGCTAAGAAGCCGTCCGTCGACAAGGACGCGCACGCGCGCTGGTGGGATCAGATCGAGACCTGGCGCAAGCGCAAATGCTTGCATTACCGGAACAAGAGCGACGTGATCATGCCGCAATACGCCATCGAGAGGCTGTTTGCGCTGACACGCGATCACGACACCTACATCACCACGGAAGTGGGCCAGCACCAGATGTGGGCGGCTCAGTATTTCCATTTCGACGAGCCGAACCGCTGGATGACGTCCGGCGGCCTCGGCACGATGGGCTATGGCATTCCGGCCGCGGTCGGCGTGCAGATGGCCCATCCGGAGTCGCTCGTGATCGATATCGCGGGCGAGGCGTCGGTGCTGATGACCATGCAGGAGATCTCGACGGCGGTTCAGTACAACCTGCCGGTCAAGATCTTCATCCTGAACAACGAGTACATGGGCATGGTCCGCCAGTGGCAGGAGCTGCTTCATGGCGGCCGCTATTCGCACTCCTACAGTGAGGCGTTGCCCGATTTCGTGAAGCTGGCCGAGGCCTATCACGCGGTAGGCATTCGCGCCGAGAAGCCGGACGAACTCGACGATGCGATCATCGAGATGATCAAGACGCCGCGCCCCGTCATCTTCGACTGCATGGTCGACAAGCACGCCAATTGCTTCCCGATGATTCCGAGCGGTGAAGCGCACAACAACATGCTGATGGGCGACGACCTGACGGAAGAGGATATCGAGAAGGCCATCTCCGAAGAAGGCAAGGTGATGGTCTGA
- the hflK gene encoding FtsH protease activity modulator HflK: MPWSNQSGGGGNNGPWGPRPGGSGGGGQQPDLEDILRKSQDKLRQAMPGGGGWLLPAVLAVLVAVVVGFFGFFVRVNTDEVGIVLRFGEYVRQLPPGLHVRLPYPIEEVMLPKVTRANRIEIGIRSAQGGGLSVRDVPEESLMLTGDENIVDIDFVVVWKISDAPDYLFNIQNPEGTVKDVSESAMREIVGQSDIEPILTSSRAQTEGKVQQLIQRTLDGYKAGIEITQVQLQKVDPPAQVIDAFRDVQAARADEERLQNEAQAYANRVVPEARGEAERILQNAQGYRDQVIAEAKGEAERFEKVLQEYEKAPDVTRQRIFIDTMKEVFSKTDKIIIDKDGGGGVVPYLPLTELQRKPPQSPASSTSAPSLQTGGQQ; the protein is encoded by the coding sequence ATGCCTTGGAGCAATCAGAGCGGCGGTGGCGGCAACAACGGGCCCTGGGGGCCCAGGCCGGGCGGTTCCGGCGGTGGCGGCCAGCAACCTGACCTGGAAGACATACTGCGCAAGAGCCAAGACAAGCTGCGCCAGGCCATGCCCGGTGGCGGCGGCTGGCTGCTTCCGGCCGTCTTGGCCGTGCTCGTCGCCGTTGTGGTCGGCTTCTTCGGCTTCTTCGTTCGGGTGAACACGGACGAGGTCGGCATCGTGCTGCGCTTCGGTGAATATGTGCGCCAGCTTCCGCCTGGCCTGCATGTCCGCCTGCCGTATCCAATCGAGGAGGTCATGCTCCCGAAGGTGACGCGCGCCAACCGGATCGAGATCGGCATTCGCTCCGCTCAAGGCGGCGGGCTTTCGGTGCGGGATGTGCCCGAGGAAAGCCTGATGCTCACGGGCGACGAGAACATCGTCGACATCGACTTCGTCGTGGTCTGGAAGATCAGTGACGCACCCGACTATCTCTTCAACATCCAAAATCCCGAAGGCACCGTGAAGGACGTCTCCGAAAGCGCCATGCGTGAAATCGTCGGACAAAGCGATATCGAGCCCATCTTGACGTCGTCTCGCGCCCAGACCGAAGGCAAGGTGCAGCAGCTCATTCAGCGCACGCTCGATGGCTACAAGGCCGGTATCGAGATCACGCAGGTTCAGTTGCAGAAGGTCGATCCGCCGGCTCAGGTCATCGACGCGTTCCGCGACGTGCAGGCGGCTCGCGCCGACGAGGAGCGTCTGCAGAATGAGGCCCAAGCCTATGCGAACCGGGTCGTCCCGGAAGCCCGCGGTGAGGCCGAACGGATCCTTCAGAACGCACAAGGCTATCGCGATCAGGTCATCGCCGAGGCGAAGGGTGAGGCGGAACGCTTCGAGAAGGTCCTGCAGGAATACGAGAAGGCGCCGGACGTGACGCGTCAGCGCATCTTCATCGACACGATGAAGGAAGTCTTTTCCAAGACTGACAAGATCATCATCGACAAGGATGGCGGCGGTGGCGTGGTGCCCTATCTGCCACTCACGGAATTGCAGAGGAAACCGCCGCAATCGCCGGCATCGTCCACGTCGGCTCCCTCGCTCCAGACCGGAGGGCAGCAGTAA
- a CDS encoding nuclear transport factor 2 family protein: MDSTELEAFLKKFYAARIEGDVEAVGAMFADDARFRIVGSPEFSMLATSVQGREGIMSLFRTLSDSFGLDEFSIEDLLMDGNKAAIRWSARVQNITSGETFTTELADFIEIDCGKIISLSEFLDTALAG; the protein is encoded by the coding sequence ATGGACAGCACCGAGTTGGAGGCGTTTCTGAAAAAGTTCTACGCCGCGCGCATCGAAGGAGACGTGGAAGCTGTCGGCGCGATGTTCGCAGACGATGCCCGGTTCCGGATTGTCGGCTCACCCGAGTTCAGTATGTTGGCCACATCGGTCCAGGGACGCGAGGGCATCATGAGCCTGTTCAGAACCCTCTCGGACAGCTTCGGGCTGGACGAATTCTCGATCGAAGACTTGCTGATGGATGGGAACAAAGCGGCGATCCGCTGGAGCGCCCGTGTCCAAAATATCACATCCGGCGAGACCTTCACCACGGAGCTGGCCGATTTCATTGAAATCGACTGTGGAAAAATTATATCGCTCAGTGAGTTCCTCGACACCGCGCTCGCGGGCTAG
- the hflC gene encoding protease modulator HflC, translating into MKKATLTLILLLIGILAIGAYLTLFSVYQTQQALVLEFGKAKRVIDDPGLNYKIPFIQNVVFFDKRLLDLDSAPQEVIAADQKRLVVDAFARWRITNPLLFYQSVNNEFNARTRLSDFLEAALRRVLGSASSSVVRDDRNELMRKITNEMNENAQKFGMTVVDVRIKRADLPEANSLAIFRRMQTERQREAAEIRAEGEEASRRIRADADRQVTVVKAEATGESERIRGAGDAEKNRVFAEAFGKDPDFFAFYRSMQAYEGALQSGDTRMLLSPDSQFFQYFNDASGARRGASSSMPKGDKSAVSRPLSSTP; encoded by the coding sequence ATGAAAAAGGCAACCCTTACGCTCATTCTGCTGCTGATCGGCATCCTGGCCATCGGCGCCTATCTGACGCTGTTTAGCGTCTACCAGACGCAGCAGGCCCTGGTTCTCGAGTTCGGTAAGGCGAAGCGGGTCATCGATGACCCGGGCCTGAACTACAAGATCCCGTTCATCCAGAACGTGGTCTTCTTCGACAAGCGGCTGTTGGATTTGGATTCGGCGCCTCAGGAAGTCATCGCCGCCGATCAGAAGCGGCTTGTGGTCGACGCCTTCGCGCGCTGGCGGATCACCAATCCGCTGCTGTTCTACCAATCGGTGAACAACGAGTTCAACGCACGGACACGGCTCAGCGACTTTCTTGAAGCCGCGCTTCGCCGCGTCCTCGGTTCGGCAAGTTCGAGCGTCGTGCGGGACGATCGTAACGAGCTGATGCGGAAGATCACCAACGAGATGAACGAGAACGCCCAGAAGTTCGGCATGACGGTCGTCGATGTCCGGATCAAGCGGGCGGACCTGCCCGAGGCCAACAGCCTCGCCATCTTCCGCCGGATGCAGACGGAACGTCAGCGCGAGGCCGCGGAGATCCGAGCCGAAGGTGAGGAGGCGTCCCGCCGCATTCGCGCAGACGCTGACCGCCAAGTGACGGTGGTGAAGGCCGAGGCGACGGGTGAATCCGAGCGGATTCGCGGTGCGGGCGATGCGGAGAAGAACCGCGTCTTCGCCGAAGCCTTCGGCAAGGACCCCGACTTCTTCGCCTTCTACCGCTCCATGCAGGCCTATGAAGGCGCCTTGCAGTCGGGCGATACCAGGATGCTGCTCAGCCCGGATTCGCAGTTCTTCCAGTACTTCAACGACGCTTCGGGAGCCCGTCGCGGTGCTTCTTCCAGCATGCCGAAAGGGGACAAGAGCGCCGTAAGCCGGCCCTTGAGTTCGACCCCTTAG
- the ilvC gene encoding ketol-acid reductoisomerase has translation MRVYYDRDADLNLIKGKKVAIIGYGSQGHAHALNMKDSGVAEVAIGLRPGSSSAAKAEGEGLKVMSVSEAAAWADVVMMLTPDELQADIWEKELKPNMKQGSALFFAHGLNIHFNLIEPRADMDVCMVAPKGPGHTVRAEYKRGAGVPCLVAIAQDATGNAHDLSLSYASAIGGGRAGIIETSFREECETDLFGEQAVLCGGLVELMRSGFETLVEAGYAPEMAYFETVHEVKLIVDLIYEGGIANMNYSVSNTAEYGEYVSGPRVVTGDSKAAMKDVLTDIQNGTFVKNWMLENKINQPSFKAMRAKCDGHEMEVVGEKLRAMMPWIAESKMVDKSKN, from the coding sequence ATGCGTGTCTATTACGATCGGGATGCCGATCTCAATCTGATCAAGGGCAAGAAGGTCGCCATCATCGGCTACGGCAGCCAGGGCCACGCCCATGCTCTGAACATGAAGGATTCCGGCGTCGCCGAAGTGGCCATCGGCCTGCGCCCCGGCTCCAGCTCCGCCGCCAAGGCCGAGGGCGAAGGGCTCAAGGTCATGAGCGTCTCCGAGGCGGCCGCCTGGGCCGACGTGGTCATGATGCTGACGCCGGACGAGCTCCAGGCCGATATCTGGGAAAAAGAGCTCAAGCCCAACATGAAGCAGGGCTCCGCGCTCTTCTTCGCCCATGGCCTCAACATCCACTTCAACCTGATCGAACCGCGCGCGGACATGGATGTCTGCATGGTGGCGCCTAAGGGCCCCGGCCACACGGTGCGCGCCGAATATAAGCGCGGCGCCGGCGTGCCGTGCCTCGTGGCCATCGCCCAGGACGCCACGGGCAATGCCCACGATCTGTCGCTCTCCTACGCCTCCGCCATCGGCGGCGGCCGCGCGGGCATCATCGAGACCTCGTTCCGCGAGGAGTGCGAGACCGACCTGTTCGGCGAGCAGGCCGTGCTCTGCGGCGGTCTCGTCGAGCTGATGCGCAGCGGCTTCGAGACGCTGGTCGAGGCGGGCTACGCTCCCGAGATGGCCTATTTCGAGACCGTCCATGAGGTGAAGCTGATCGTCGACCTCATCTACGAGGGTGGTATCGCCAACATGAACTACTCCGTGTCCAACACGGCCGAGTACGGCGAGTACGTCTCCGGTCCGCGCGTCGTGACCGGCGACAGCAAGGCCGCCATGAAGGACGTGCTGACCGACATTCAGAACGGCACCTTCGTGAAGAACTGGATGCTCGAAAACAAGATCAACCAGCCGAGCTTCAAGGCCATGCGCGCCAAGTGCGACGGCCACGAGATGGAAGTGGTTGGCGAGAAGCTGCGTGCCATGATGCCGTGGATCGCAGAGAGCAAGATGGTCGACAAGTCCAAGAACTAG
- a CDS encoding KUP/HAK/KT family potassium transporter: MLTWRRGTRLLAQKTRRIEVPFEPLIKSLETKPPHLVPGTAMFLSADPEFAPTALLHNLKHNKVLHEHNVILTIKNEDIPRVAPQDRVQLEPISDKFMRMTLHFGFVERPNVPKALAIARRKGWQFDIMSTSFFLSQRTIRPDPRSGMPQWQDRLFVYLAHNADDASAYFQLPTDRVVAIGTQVTV, from the coding sequence ATGCTCACCTGGAGGCGCGGCACGCGGCTCCTGGCACAGAAGACACGCCGCATCGAGGTGCCGTTCGAGCCTCTGATCAAGAGCCTCGAGACCAAACCGCCGCATCTCGTGCCCGGAACCGCCATGTTCCTGAGTGCCGATCCGGAGTTCGCGCCGACTGCACTCCTGCACAACCTCAAGCACAACAAGGTGCTGCACGAGCACAACGTCATCCTCACCATCAAGAACGAGGACATTCCGCGCGTCGCACCCCAGGACCGCGTTCAGTTGGAACCGATAAGCGACAAGTTCATGCGGATGACGCTGCATTTCGGTTTTGTGGAACGGCCGAACGTTCCGAAAGCTCTCGCGATCGCCCGCCGGAAAGGCTGGCAGTTCGACATCATGTCGACGTCGTTCTTCCTGTCGCAAAGGACGATACGGCCGGACCCGCGATCCGGCATGCCGCAATGGCAGGACCGTCTCTTTGTCTATCTTGCGCATAATGCGGACGATGCGTCGGCCTATTTCCAATTGCCGACCGACCGCGTCGTGGCTATCGGCACGCAGGTGACCGTCTAG
- a CDS encoding Do family serine endopeptidase translates to MRRACLLRYAATAGLGLAALLAPAPGFAKGPVSVADIAEGLQDAVVNISTTQTLKERNGSPPGRKGPKTSPFDELFDDFFDEEGPDGSPRKVSSLGSGFVIDPSGLIVTNNHVIEGADEIIVNFTDGSKLKVIKILGHDPETDLALLQVKPRKPLKAITFGDSSILRVGDWVMAIGNPFGLGGSLTVGVVSAVKRDINAGPYDNFIQTDAAINRGNSGGPLFNMDGQVVGVNTAIISPTGGSIGIGFAVPSNTAVRVLNQLKEFGETRRGWLGVHVQNVTDEMASTLGLEEPMGALVASVAPEGPAGSAGIKPRDVILDFGGQSIRNMRDLPRAVANGTVGADVLLKVLRDGELLDLTVTLGRLPASEDDEAIETEDSDGVKELLGLTIEPLTADLRAKFEISGTVDGVVVTAVDPDSPAAKKRIEVGDVIVEVTQEAVHRPEEVVARLRAVEKSGRRKILFLLANADGDLRLVNVPIS, encoded by the coding sequence ATGCGCCGTGCTTGTCTTCTGCGCTATGCCGCAACTGCCGGTCTCGGGCTTGCCGCGCTCCTCGCGCCGGCGCCGGGTTTTGCGAAGGGCCCCGTATCGGTCGCCGACATAGCCGAGGGACTCCAGGATGCTGTCGTCAATATATCGACGACGCAGACCCTCAAGGAACGGAACGGGAGTCCGCCCGGCCGGAAGGGACCGAAGACCAGCCCCTTCGACGAGTTGTTCGACGACTTCTTCGACGAGGAGGGACCCGACGGTTCCCCGCGCAAAGTCAGCTCGCTCGGATCGGGGTTTGTGATCGATCCCTCGGGACTAATCGTCACCAACAATCACGTGATCGAAGGCGCCGACGAGATCATCGTGAATTTCACCGATGGGTCGAAGCTCAAGGTGATCAAAATCCTCGGCCACGATCCCGAGACCGATCTTGCTCTGCTGCAGGTCAAGCCGCGCAAGCCGCTCAAGGCGATCACCTTCGGAGATTCTTCCATCCTGCGCGTGGGCGATTGGGTGATGGCGATCGGGAACCCCTTCGGCCTCGGTGGTAGCCTGACCGTTGGCGTCGTCTCCGCCGTGAAGCGCGACATCAACGCGGGGCCCTACGACAACTTCATTCAGACCGACGCGGCAATCAATCGGGGTAACTCCGGCGGTCCCTTGTTCAACATGGACGGTCAGGTCGTGGGCGTGAATACCGCGATCATTTCGCCGACGGGGGGATCGATCGGCATCGGTTTTGCGGTTCCGTCCAACACGGCTGTCCGCGTCCTGAACCAGTTGAAAGAATTCGGCGAGACGCGGCGCGGCTGGCTCGGCGTGCACGTTCAAAACGTCACCGACGAGATGGCCTCAACCCTTGGCCTGGAGGAGCCGATGGGCGCTTTGGTAGCCTCCGTCGCTCCCGAGGGGCCGGCGGGCAGCGCCGGGATCAAGCCGCGCGACGTCATTCTCGACTTTGGCGGACAATCCATCCGGAACATGCGCGATCTGCCGCGCGCGGTCGCTAACGGCACGGTGGGAGCGGACGTGCTCCTCAAGGTCCTTCGCGACGGCGAGCTCTTGGATCTCACCGTGACGCTCGGCCGCTTGCCTGCATCCGAGGATGACGAGGCGATCGAGACTGAGGATTCCGACGGTGTGAAAGAACTCCTTGGACTTACGATCGAGCCGTTGACCGCCGATCTGCGGGCCAAGTTCGAAATCAGCGGGACCGTCGACGGGGTTGTGGTGACGGCCGTCGACCCGGACAGTCCGGCGGCGAAGAAGCGCATAGAGGTTGGCGACGTAATCGTCGAAGTGACTCAGGAAGCCGTCCACCGGCCTGAGGAGGTTGTTGCCCGGCTGCGGGCCGTGGAGAAATCAGGACGCCGCAAGATCCTGTTTCTTCTCGCCAACGCGGATGGCGATCTGCGCCTCGTCAACGTCCCGATCAGCTGA